In the Sinomonas cyclohexanicum genome, GCGCACCGGGACCAAGCCCAAGCGGGACCTCGTCATCGCACTCTTCGCCGATGAGGAGGCCGGCGGCGCATACGGCGCGCGCTGGGCCGTCGACAACCGTCCCGAGCTGTTCGACGGCGCCACCGAGGCCATCAGCGAAGTGGGCGGCTACTCCGCCTACATCGGCGGCAAGCGCGCCTACATGCTGCAGACCGCAGAGAAGGGCCTCGGCTGGCTCCGGCTCAGGGCCTCTGGCCGCGCCGGCCACGGTTCCCAGATCAACGACGACAACGCCGTGACCCGTCTTGCGCGCGCCGTGGCCCGGATCGGCGACTACGAGTGGCCGATCGAGCTCACCGACACCACGGGCCGGTTCCTCGACGGCGTCACAGAGCTCACCGGCGTCGAGTTCGACCCTGACAACCCCGACATCCTGCTCAAGGAGCTCGGCACGGTGGCGCGGTTCGTGGGGGCAACCCTGCGCAACACGTCGAACCCGACCGTCCTCACGGCCGGCTACAAGGACAACGTCATCCCGGGGTCGGCCGAGGCGCGCATCGACACCCGCACACTGCCCGGTCAGGACGAGCTCGTGCTCGCCAAGCTCAAGGAACTCGCCGGAGACGGCGTCGAGTTCGACTACATCCACCACGACGTCTCCCTCGAGACCCCGTTCGAGGGCCCGCTTGTGGACGCCATGGTCGGCGCCCTCCATGCCGAGGACCCTGGCGCCGCCGTGCTCCCGTACACG is a window encoding:
- a CDS encoding M20/M25/M40 family metallo-hydrolase; translated protein: MTDRAPVNPITAEDEVVGICQDLIRFDTSNYGDGSGPGERSAAEYAAGLLAEVGLEPELFESAPGRANVVVRLEGTDPGAGALVVHGHLDVVPAQKEDWSIDPFSAELKDGLIWGRGAVDMKDMDAMILSVVRQMQRTGTKPKRDLVIALFADEEAGGAYGARWAVDNRPELFDGATEAISEVGGYSAYIGGKRAYMLQTAEKGLGWLRLRASGRAGHGSQINDDNAVTRLARAVARIGDYEWPIELTDTTGRFLDGVTELTGVEFDPDNPDILLKELGTVARFVGATLRNTSNPTVLTAGYKDNVIPGSAEARIDTRTLPGQDELVLAKLKELAGDGVEFDYIHHDVSLETPFEGPLVDAMVGALHAEDPGAAVLPYTLSGGTDNKSLSRLGITGYGFAPLQLTPDLDFPAMFHGVDERVPAEALTFGARVLRRLLTTY